TTGGCTGGGGCTCTGCCTTCCACACCTTGCAATGCCTTTGCTGCTGGGCAAGGGCACATAGGTGAATCTTCCCAAACCTGACACAGGAATCTCTAGTTACAGGACTGCTGTTGTCCTACTTCATAAATTGAATTCGCCAGTCACAGGATCTACTGACCGCAGCGTCATGTGAACTGCATAGCGtggtacaaataaaaaaattgctcagTATTTTGGACGATTGTATGAGGAAACAGCATGCGTGTTGGCCAGTAGGAATTAAGATGTCAGCATAAATTAAGTAGGCTTGTAGTACCCTGCTGTGCAGTTGACCTGGGGCGAGGAGGAAGCAGAGAACTGTGGTAACAACTTGCAAGAGTTGGTAATTCAGATCCTCACTGAAAAAGAACACAAGAGCAGGAAAACCATAACCAATTTGGAACTGATTGTCTGGTCACTCCAGGATGCCACAGGCCTCGTTTGCCTCTGGTGTGTCTAATAGAGATATCTTACACGGCTCAGTCTCACATTGCCTGCTTGGGCAAACTGAAAAGCAcaatgctgtgctgctgctgctatcaaaacaggagcaaaaaaaCGACCGAGACTGCATGACAGTTTTAACCAAACCTAAAAGACAGTTGGAGGTCTCAGGAATAGTATGTTGACATGAGTTTGGGAACATGGGCAATGAGGTGGAGAGGGAGATTCAAATTTGCTAGTCCCTTAAGGGGAAGACAGCAACAGGAACTCAGCTTTGTTGCTGCATACTGAAGAATTCAGAGACGAGAGAAATGTTACAAGTCTTTCCGCCACAAGAAAAGCTTTGATCAGAGCTTGTACCCTATCAGGCACAAAGTGTTTTGAGTGTGAGACATAAAGCTACTGGAAACTTGTCCTTGTAAGTTCCACTGCTCACAAGCGTATTTGATCACAACAGGAAATGTATTTCTTCATTCTCAAACAGGCTGCATTAAGTCTAttaacttttttctccccccgccgAGGTATTTGCACTTAAAGAGCACAGCTGTTACATTTCAGTCCAAAAAAGCAAACATACTATAGAATTATAAGCGGTTAAAATAACGTGAAGACTGCTACTGTCTTAACGTCCAGGCTCCCTATGTCTTCTGGCAATGACAACAGAACTAAGGAATCAGGCTGGTGGTTTCTAACCTTCTGAGAAGTGGTCGAGGGCACGGAGCTCTGGGATGCCTTTGAACACAATCTTTATACACAGCACTGCAAAGGTAAATCCCGGACTAAGGATGCtggtgtgtgcgcgtgtgtgaaGGAAGGGATAGTGGtcagaaggagggggagaaggtctTTGCCCTCCTCGTAGTCCTAAAAGGCTTCTCTTGGGACCTATTTTTTCTTGCATCCTGTAAATCAGTATTAAATCAGTTGAAGATAATAGCTACTGTCCTTCAGCTCACCAGAGCAACGTTTCTGTACCTTAACACCCAGGAAAGTCCTTTTGCTTGGGAAGAACCAGGCACAACCAATCTGCGGTTGTTGGAGTCTGAGGGAAGCTGGTGTGTATCTACACCAGGCTCAGGTTTTTTGCATTCTGAAACGGTGATGGGGACATGGAAAAAAAGTGCTGAATGCTGGCCACAGCCCAAGAGGTTTCTAACTGTGAAAATCCTGCTGCAAATGTGATGATACCAATGAATTTTGACTTGTCGAACCCATTCcagggcaaggcaaggcaagcTCAGACCTTCCCGTCACATGAGCAGCTACTGTCCTTTGTCAGAGAAGCGTGATCCTCCATGTCAAGTGAGACCTGAAGCAGCGGAAAAGAAGTGGTGATGTGTAGGAAACCCAGGCAGCTGCCGGAAGGTAAAATCAGTTCATGTCAAGAAACTGACTACATGCGGTCACTTTACAGTGGAGAAAAGTAACTAACTCTGTCCCTCAGCCACCAAATCTAGAAACCCCCACACTCTGTCATTATGAAAAAAGGAAGCTTGACATTCATGTTTCACAATTGTACTTCCCTGCTTTTCATGTTTAAAGgagcttttgctttctttcagccCAAATAGCTATAAAAGTTAGCACAGTCACCTGAAAATCAGAGGAAAGGTTGAGCAAACTACATGCATGGTGTACCATCAACCCAAGTTAGAGACAGGGCTTGTGCTTCACGTCCCAGACTGTTGGTCACACACGGTCTGCGTGCCACGTGCGTGCCAAAGCTGGCCATTCCCGGCATCTCCAGAGCCAGCGCTGGCATCGCCTCTGTCTGACTCACTGCGTGGCCTTTGGCAAGCCATCCCACCTCGCTGTCACCGAACGCCAGCACACACACGCTGCGCAGCAAAGCCATATTGCTGCCCCACTCCAACACCTCCCGTTACTGCAGGTGCCATAAGTGCTTTGCAACTGCAGAGTGCAATAGGCTGGGGAACGGAGAATTGAAACTGATGCTATAGCTGACCCTTCCACCTGCTCACCAGAATCCATTCTAGCCTCAGCCGTGTCCCACTTCCCGCTTGCTTTGTGTGTACTGGTAGTGTGGTGGGACTGGTGGAGTGGGACCGAAAGGAGACAGTCCTTGTCTTCCCGCAGCGCTGCTGTTTGGCGCCAGTTAAATGGACTGGGGATTCTGGGTGTGCTTGCCCTGAAAAGCTGAGGTGTCAGCAGAGTTATGAAACGCTAATAACGAAGTTTGACGCCTCTTAAGCTAGCTGCCTTTGCTATGCAGGCAGGTAACGGACTTTTTAACAGATATGGAGTGAAAATACGATCCCTGACGTGTTCTGGTTGAGCTGTTTTCAGTTGGTGGGCATCTGGGCGGAGGGGCAGATGTGCAGCTCCCTCCTCTCGCAAGCGCTCGCCTGCTCCGTGAGATTAGCTGCGGTTCTGAACCCGGCAAAGCCTTGACAAAAAGCTCATCTCTTCGCACTGTGTCCTGCTGCAAGAGATGCTGCCTACTCGTTTTAGAAATTAGTAAAGtattaccacttttttttttcccactccttcAAAGAGAGGGGGAAATAGGTATTTACATAAACGGCTTCCCTGCAGTATTCGAGGAACAGCGACCCATTTCAGCAACATCTTTAATATTCGTGACAGcagctgttttttaaatactgcctCTGCTTTTGGTAATTCCAGCGTCTGTCGGGAGGCTGAAGCTGACTAAAATCCAGACCCCTAACTGCGTCAGCGGCCCAGCTCGCCAGCGCcgaaaaataaacaagaagtgCTGAAAGAGCTTGAACCAACTGTAATGGCAGATGTTGACACTTTGCTTTTAGGCCGCATAATTTACCAGttgggcagctgcagcagcttttttcagttttggacCGTTTTTTGGTTACTCGTGTGCATTTCTGAACGTGTTTTCGGGAAGGGCGGTACAAACGTGGCCTCTCGCCCGGGTTTTGGGATGTTCGCTGACCGTGGGGCCCGGCTCTTCCTGCtcaggccccggccccggccgcgccagcccccgctcCGTTCCGGGGCCCCTCTTGACCCTTCTTCACGGCGGCCGCACACGGGGTTAAACGGCTCGTCCGGCCCGGCTCGTCCggcccagctcctccttcctgcttcccGTCGCCCCGTTCTTTCGCTTTCACCTTCGCCGCgggggccccggccccggcccggccggccaTGAACCTGGTGAGTGCGGGCCCGGGGGCAGGCCGGGCCTCCCccgcggcgggaggggacggggagcggCCTCAACCCCGGTCCCCGCGGGGGCGGGCTGGCTCCTCGCACGGGAGACCCCCCCCTGTGCGAGACGGCGGCCCCGCGGAGAGGCGAGCCTGTGGCGAGCAGGCTGTGAGGTGGAATTCCCTTCTTGTCTCGCCTAAAGATTTTTGCCATGGTGCTGGTCGCgcagctggacggtgtggagggtGTGAAGTGTGGGCGGGGAGAGTACCCCGTAGGTGCCGAGTGCTGCCCCATGTGTGGTGCCGGTAGGTAACCCTGGGCTGCTCGCCCTCCCTCGGCGCGGCAGCGGGCGACGGCCGCCGCTGTGCCCCGGCAGGGCCTCGGCGGCTGTCGGCGTCAGGCCAAGGTGACCTCCTCCGGGCCGAACTTACACCCCGCTGACAGCCGCGCACGGCCCCGGCCCTTCCCTCGGAGCCTCCAGAGCGGATCGCCAGTCTCTCTGCTGTGGTAGCTGGTAACATCACAGTTGCCGAGGACTTGCGCTTTGCATCTGGTTTCTGTTGTAGGCTTGTCTCTGCCGCTGCTGTTGGGATGTTTCTGAGGTCCTTGTAGTTTATTTATAGCAGTTACAGGTGGTTTGATGCCAGTGTCAGCCCCTGGCCAGGTAAGCTTTCTTTTGAGGGGGGTTGTTTCTGGTTTTTAGGACTTCGGGTTTACAAGCATTGCACTGCCAGTTCCAGCACGACATGCATACCGTGTGTTGCGGATACATACACAGATCATCCCAATGGTTTAGAACGCTGCATGGATTGTAAACTGTGTGATAAAGGTAAGGAGGATGCTAAAGAAAcagtttaaatggatttttcGTACCTTTCGTGTGTGCCTTCTCCCCATTTTTCTTGCTCCGTTTGCTTGATGAATTGGTTAGCATACAAAGAGCAGAGAGGCTCCTGTCACGGTGCAGCCCTCAGAATGCTGTCTGCTGGGTGATGGAGGGGAAAAACTGTCACAGATCCTCAGCTGGCACCACTGGGGGTTTGATCTGCAGCCTCTCCTTTAACGTTCACAGGCTGCTTTAGATCGCAGCCTGGTGTCTGAAGAGCTGCCTGGGAGAGCTCCACCAGGAGCGGCACAGCTCCGCCAGGGCAGCTCCTTTCAAAACGTCTGCGTtgggaatattttgcttttgccGTGTGAGTCACTTAGGACAGACTTAAATATGACCCAGGACGCTGTGTCTGTGAGGAACTGGGCTCTTGTCACGCGTCAAAAAAGGAGTCATCTTCACTAATCTGTTAGTTCTGGTGCTCTTCGCCAGTGCATCGAGGCAAGGCTAAATGTTCAGTTTTGCGTTTGTATGTGTTGATTGTACTCCTGTAAATACTGTGGCTGTGTGTGCAAATTTCTCTTAGGAGCCAACCTAGTGCCAGAAGTAGCATGTACCTATACGAAGAATACTGTGTGTGGCTGTCCACCTGGGTACTTCTGCAGTTATTTTGGGACTGAAGACTGCGAACTTTGTCAGCACTACACTGTCTGCTTTCCTGACAGTATGGTAAAAGTAAAGGGTAAGCCAACATAGCATCAATAACGCCAAAGCTTTCTTATGGGGAATGCCTTCAGAGTTTGATTTTGAGGAGGCTGGCTGTCAGGTCGTCCAGCAAAGATGAGTGAAGGATCAGAGTGAATGGGTAGGGCCAGCAGCACATACGAGGTGTGGTGTATACTGGTCCAGCGCACTGACTGCCTGTCAGAGCAGCAGCGCACAGCTGAAGGCTTGCAGGGTCCGAATACGTCCTAGGTGCTGAGGTAACTGATGTGGCcaagaatgcttttttttcctgtctgcaaaGACAGAAGTGTTTGAAGTTTTGTCTGTTGGTGGAGGGTCTCTGCAGTGATCACTTGGTCATTTACAAAGACCATGCTGAACTGAAGCTCTCCTTAGCCACAGGTGCAGGTGGAAATCGTTTGTCTTCTCCCTTATAGGTACAAAAACCACTGACAATGTGTGTGAAGCCTGTCCTCCTGGAACCTTCTCAACAGCCAACATGCCTTACAATTGTACATCACAGTCCACGTAAGCAGCTCTTGCTCTTTATGGGCACGGGATCAGTCTCTTTAACCTTTGGGTCTGCATTTTACTGCCTTTGAAGTAAGGCACTGAGTGTGGAATCCTGTTCCTGTGTCCCACCGTTCTTGGGAACAGCTTAACTTCTCTCTTTATAAACTCATTAACGTGACAGATTTAGCCTTCAGCCTCTTGTCCTAGCTTGTCACTGCATGGGAGACTCAGACAGCTCTAACGGAGCTGGATGTGGACCCATGAAGAGCAGTGCACTCCTCTGGGTACCTGGGTTTCAGCCGACGCATCCCTTAGCTATAGTAGAACAGGTGAGAGTTTGCTTCTGAGGAGAATCAGTTTGCATTTACAAGCATTAAAGAGTTAAAAAAGCCAGCTCCTTCTTGGATTACCCACCAAGTCAGAAAGCCCTTGGATGTGGAGGTGTGATCTTAAAAACAGTACAGCAGTTGCACTGCAAGGTCTGCTGACAGGTTCTAAGAACACggttctttcttttctcacatcAGACGTCAGGAGGACGGCCTGGTACAAGGAGAGGGCAGGAATACCCCCTCTGCTGCAGTATTCATTGTTCCTGTTCTTGTAGTAGTAGCCCTGCTAGTTGCTACAGCCAGCCATGCATACATCTggcaaaggaggagaaggaaaagccgtgTGCCACGTAAGTACGAATAGCACGTGTATAAAGGGGTAGTTTTGTGATAGTATTTTGAAGAGTGGTCTTCGTTTCGCTAGGTGTGGAGCTGAAACCTTAAAAGGCAGTTAGAGGTGATCTGCAGGGAAACGCCTATGTTTCGGTGTGCCGCAGTTAATCTGTTGTAACGAAGCCTTAGGGGGTGTGCCTGTGCGGGCTCTCTGCCCACCCACTCCTACGTATGTGTAAAGACAAGACAACATGATTAGAAAAATGCATTAGTATAAAGTTCACCTTACTGCATTTTGACGGgactgtttccttttctttgcagcGGTGCAGGAATCGGGGGTGAGTATCTGCTTTTTTGCCCCCCTGCCCCAATATGTTGAAATCTGAAGTAGGTTTTTTGTTTAGTGTTTGTGTGTGCTATGTGTTTGATGGGCTCAGTGTGTACTGGAGCAGCTTGTGGGTACTGGGAGCATCTGTGAGTTCTAGAATCCCCCAGACTATGCAGTATAAACTCATTTTATGTGATTCTTGTTAGGAGGCTTTGGATCTAGTCCCAAGGCCATTGTTGTCTCCTGACACTGTGTAAGACTGAATATTTAAGGGGATTTAGGAGACGGACTCTTACTAAAAAATACGGGTCTGTCTTATGTGACtgtgtttatttctctctccATCCTACAGTATTAGGTACCCCCTAGGAGTTCCTGTTAGTGATTTGCAAGGTCTGGGATCTGTGCAGACAGTGATGTGTTTCATAGGAAGAACGCTGAATGGACTGTGTAATTTGCACTGCTGATTTCAGAGGGGACCTGCCTTCCTTGCTCTTAAGGAAGAAGCAAAAGTCTAGCTGTTAGTAGTGAAAATAGCAGGCACTTGCTAATGAAAGCTGACTCTTCAtactctgtgttttcctttgacATGTTTTAAAGGGTGGACAGCAGGGTCAGGCTTTGATACTAACCACGGACAGTCGGGACCAAACAACTGTTCCTGTGCAGGAAACCGGTGATGATCCAGAGGAAACCCGGTCTGAATAGCCATTTTTGTTTGAACTATTGTGGACAATggagattgtttaaaaaaaaaaaaagacaaaaaggaaaagacaccttgaaaatgaaaaggaggatCTGCAAAGGAGCTAAGGAAAGAGCCAAGTGGCATCTTCTGAAGCACGGAAGTTGGAAATAGCTGATTGATCAAGGCGTTGGTCGGTATCGTCAGGGGTTGCAAAGCTCGTTCCTTTTCCATTGCCGCTTTATGGAGCAGTGGCTCGTGTGGTATGCCAGGAGCTTCTTTCTTACTTACCAGCTGGGACAGTTACCACCTGGTGTGCATGCAACTATTCCAACATATGTTTGTtagtggaaaaaaatagctttttttcattttaaaagaactaATACATAACACattttctaaaggcattttgtacaaatttttcctttttagaagtAAAGATCAgcaagttccaaccccctgccctgggcagggacacctcccaccagcccaggttgctccaagccccgtccaacctggccttgaacccctccagggatggggcagccacagctgctctgggcaacctgggccaggggctcaccaccctcacagcaaacaatttcttccccagatctcatctcaatctcccctctttcagtgtaaaaccgctccccctcgtcccatggctcccctccctgctccagagtccctccccagctttcctggagcccctttagggactggaaggggctccgaggtctccccgcagccttctcttctccaggctgaacccccccagctctctcagcctttcatgAATGACTTACACACTATTATGGTCTTTTGCTTGTCACCTCTGGTCTAACCTGTACTCATGTGTTACAACACAAAAAAGTTAAGGTGACTGTGATgtcaagaaataaaattcttactAATGAAAACACATTCTCTCTGTAAAAGAACTTTGCTGTTACCTGAAGTGAAATTGCCAAGTTGCTTGGCTGTTGGCATTATCTTGAGGAAAAGCATTGTTCTTAAAGAGCATCCCGGTGGACCTAGATTTTTGAGGAAGGATTTGGTGAGGATAGTAATGCTTTATTTATCGGCTAAGCCTGAGGTGAAGAATTGTTTATAAAATGAGATGTGGAAGAAGACGGGGAGAGGCACGGAGAAACCGCGCGATGGGTGcagggggagggctgggaggaggtgcGGGGGGGATGGACTGAGCAGATGCTGAGATTCCCTCTGGTCGTGTTGCATAGGGCGCAGAGGGAACCGTTACTGGAACTGGAGAGGGGCTGACACGGGAGGTGTCTGTGCATTTCCATTCTGAATGACCctaaggaagagcagaggagTGGGAGGGAGACGGGAGAGCAGCTTACAGGAGCGGACACCGGTTGCCTGTGTTTTTCCTTCGTTCACGCGGTCCCTCTGAATCCATGTTCACCCAGGCCATGGATCTGGAGACTGCTGCGCTTTGACCAGCAAACTCGCACGCCTCTTCCCCACAGGACTATGAGGAAcggaggaaaatgggaaagggttgtcTTTTTGCTTAGGGAAAATATGACAGAcaacctcttcatttttttttttttttttaaagtatgtcaTTCTGCTCAGCAGaattagttttgtattttttttgcagaGTAAGGTGACATTTCAGAAACTCAACTTTATGTTTTGTAAGAATGGCTACAGGTAGCTGTATAAAAGTACATCTCTGTTGTAAAATCAAGGTGCAAGCAACACAAAGGTTTCGGAGAAtgctttaaaattcctttttaaatttctgctgtGTACGTGCAGATCTGTCCGTGGAGTTTAACCTTCTGTTAAACTTATAAGAACAGAAATGTTGTGACTTTCAGTGGTTTTTTAAAGGTCCTAATAAAAGGCATGTTTATGAAAACCTTTACATTGCAATAATTGGAGAAGGACAAACTCTACAATTTCTTTTGCTGCTagctatttttatataaaaaagggTGCCCGTGCTATTTACAATCCCAAAGTTAAAGTTCCAAAAGTCTCTGAAACTAAAAGAGATAGAGCCTTTGTTGGTTCCTGTGTCTGCTGAGAGGCACAAAAAAAGAGGGAGCCCGGACTTTATTGTGTTTTTAGAATCCGCTTTACTTTTGATGGTCAAACGTGTGACAAGTCAGTGAGGCGTTTGTAACATTCGGACAGATCAGTGGCACCCAGCAAATGCATTactggttttcttggttttgccaGTTTTGTGGCTGGTCTGATATGACTTATACGTGTGGGgtaaacacaatttatttttttttctgacctttttCCTCTAGATTAGTAGCTCGTTAATGTTTCACAGGGTTTGATGTTTTCCAGCATGCGGCTGACTAGAATTTGCTGATTGTTAACCGCTGCCTCTTCCTCCGCTATAATTGTGTACGAAGGGTTACTGCCAGCGTTTAGTAAAAAGCTTTCTTGAGTGGTTTCAAGataaaaccaaacccccaaacggAGAGAGTTCAGAGAACAGCGACGAGGAAACTTCAGCCTTCTCTGTGCTACCTGCAGCCGTGGGGTAAGTTCTGGCTTTTTCTGATCTTCTCAGGAGTTAATCTGACTGTTGAAGGGCTCCTCTGGCAGGGGGAGCTCCTGCTTTTGCACCTGCACCAccgacactttcagtgtggctttgAAGAGACTTCAGGCTTTGCAACTCCCAGCACTTCCTTAGGCTCACAGGTAGCAGGTCTCACTCAGTACCTCGCTGCCTGgcatgtacatttttttttttcttccaaaagtgtGAATTGTGCAATTCATTACCTGGCAGTAACATTCCTGAGAGGGGGGCTGGCTTTTCGGCAGGCGCGGAGATTGTTCTCAATACGGGGGTGTGTGCAAGTTTTGAAGATTTCACTGCTCTTCGTTTCTGCATGATCCAGATCTGTTAATTCTCACCTTGGGTTAATTAGAGTTTGTAAAGCGTGTTATAGACCTCAGCGGACAGGCGCTAGGCACGTGCGGACCTTGTACAGGTGCTGCAGGTGTGCCGAGGGGCTGTGCTGGACCGTGGGCTCTCTGCTTGTCTTACAGTCTGTGGTTTCTAAAGTATTATATTGGCATACGCTGGATCTTA
This is a stretch of genomic DNA from Larus michahellis chromosome 16, bLarMic1.1, whole genome shotgun sequence. It encodes these proteins:
- the TNFRSF14 gene encoding tumor necrosis factor receptor superfamily member 14 — encoded protein: MNLIFAMVLVAQLDGVEGVKCGRGEYPVGAECCPMCGAGLRVYKHCTASSSTTCIPCVADTYTDHPNGLERCMDCKLCDKGANLVPEVACTYTKNTVCGCPPGYFCSYFGTEDCELCQHYTVCFPDSMVKVKGTKTTDNVCEACPPGTFSTANMPYNCTSQSTRQEDGLVQGEGRNTPSAAVFIVPVLVVVALLVATASHAYIWQRRRRKSRVPPVQESGGGQQGQALILTTDSRDQTTVPVQETGDDPEETRSE